The DNA sequence CAGGAAATTCTTGAACAAAGCCAAGCCAAAGGAGATTTGAACGAACAAGAATACCTAGACGCCAAACAAAAACTCCAAGCAGCCTCACGGGAGGGAATCGACCAAACGATGAAGGAATTCGGACTGGATGCCATCATCGCACCCACTGGTGGACCTGCATGGTGTACGGATTGGATCAATGGCGATCATTTTGGGGGAGGAAGCAGCCAATTTGCCGCTTGGTCCGGCTATCCGAATATCACCGTCCCCGCTGGATTCGTGAAGGAATTGCCCGTCGGACTCTCATTTTTTGCTTCTGCATGGCAAGAACCTAGATTGATCGAATTGACCTACGCCTATGAACAAGCTACTGGGCACCGCAAGGAACCCACCTTTATCCCATCCATTGGACAAGATACCAAACGTTAACCCCGCTCATAAATCGCTACTTCATGTTTCAAATTTTCATAACGATCCTGATCCTCATGTTGAGCCAGACCCCAGATTCCCCTGCTGAAAGACCCGATTTTGTCTTGGTGATCCACGGAGGGGCAGGAACCATCAAAAAAGAATTGATGACGCCTGAACTGGAGGCGGAATATCGCGCAGGCCTTCAAGCTGCGCTGGATGCCGGGAAAGCAGTACTGGAAGCGGGAGGCTCCGCTGAAGATGCCGTGGAGGCCGCCATTCTTCCCTTGGAAGACAATCCCTTGTTCAATGCTGGAAAGGGGGCTGTATTCACTCATGAGAAAACGGTCGAGCTGGATGCCTCCTTCATGTCGGGAAAGACGGGCGAAGCTGGCGCCATTTCGGGGGTGAAAACCGTCAAGCATCCAATCCGGGCCGCACGAAAGGTCATGGAGGAAAGTGTGCACGTCATGCTGACTGGTACAGGAGCGGAGGCCTTTGCCCAAGTTCAGGGATTGGAAATGGTGGAGAACTCCTATTTCTATACTGAAAGGAGAGAGAAGCAATTGGATCGGATTTTGGCTCGCGAGGCGGAAGCGCATGAAACCGAACTCGATGATCCCAATGAGCCTGTCCGCAAAAAACATGGTACGGTAGGCGCGGTCGCGTTGGATAAATATGGCAATCTGGCGGCAGGTACCTCAACCGGTGGAATGACCAATAAGCGCTATGGTCGAGTAGGGGACAGCCCGATCATCGGCGCTGGAACCTATGCAGACAATGCGACTTGTGCGGTTTCCTGTACAGGACACGGCGAATACTACATTCGGAATGTGGTGGCATTCGATGTGTCAGCGCGCATGAAATATCAAGGAAGTTCCCTCCAAACGGCCTCCGATCAGATCATTCACGAGGTATTGAAGGAGCAAGGAGGAACTGGCGGGCTGATTGCAGTGGACAAGGATGGGCATATTGCCATGCCGTTCAATACCTCCGGGATGTTCCGTGGCTATGTAAAATCGACGGGTGAACAGAACATCGGTATATATCAGTAGGAATCATCCGGCTGAATTTGCATCTTGCCGGCTTTAAGCATCTCTGGGCAATTTTAAGGTGCCTTTGGCCCAGAAAATTTGCACTGGACTGCTATCCCCAACCTACACGAACCAATTCTCGCCCATGATTGATTCTTTCAAGGAGGTTGCCGTGATCGGAGCAGGTACCATGGGAAATGGTATTGCTCACGTATTTGCACAGACTGGCTATCACGTCAATCTCATCGACATTTCACAAGACGCACTGGACAAGGCCCTGGCCACCATTGCCAAGAATATGGATCGCCAAATCAAAAAAGGCGGTCTGACTGAAGAAAAAAAGGCCGAAGCATTGGCGCGCCTGAATCCGATGACGGATCTCGCTGCTGGTGTCTCCGACCGCAAACTCGTAGTGGAGGCTGCCACTGAAAATGTGGACCTCAAACTCAAGATCTTTGAGCAAATCGACGCTGCTGCACCTGCAGATGCGATTCTCGCATCCAACACTTCGTCGATCTCCATCACCAAAATTGCGGCGGTGACCAATCGCCCAGAAAAGGTGATCGGGATGCACTTCATGAACCCTGTGCCGATCATGAAACTCGTGGAGGTGATTCTGGGTTATGACACCACAGACGAGGTGCGAGATGCCGTTCTGGAAATCTCCAAGGATCTAGGCAAGGTCCCTGTACCTGCCAATGATTATCCGGGATTCGTCGCAAATCGGATCTTGATGCCCATGATCAATGAAGCGATCTATACGCACTACGAAGGAGTTGCAGGTGTCGAGGAAATCGATACCATCATGAAATTGGGTATGGCGCATCCAATGGGGCCTTTGACGCTGGCCGACTTTATCGGACTCGATGTGTGCCTTGCCATTCTAAACGTACTGTACGAGGGATTTGGGAATCCCAAATACGCCCCTTGTCCCTTGTTGGTCAATATGGTTACAGCTGGCCACTTGGGGCGTAAAACCGGAAAAGGGTTTTACGACTATAGTAAGTAACCGATTTATCATGCAGATAAACAACCTGGTCCCCGAAGCTGTCAGCTTCGGGGATTCTTTATTTATGGCGGGGATGTAGGATTTTTGAAATACGAAATTTTGGAAATTTCGCATCTCAATCGTTCTTAGTGGTGTGCTAATCGCGCATAATCTCCCCTGAATGGGGGGGAGACTCCATGATGTTACCTGCTCACTATTCCAACCATGAACATGACTGTTATCCGTTCCTGCATGATCCTTGCCCTGATCTGCTCTTTGAGTTGGGCAGGATGTTCCAAGCCCGATCCCTTTCACACCCTCTCCGGAAATTGGACGCTGGATCGATACGTGGATATCGACAATGAAACCGTTTCCCCTGCTCCGGGCACTTTGCCTAGAGATGTATCCCTGACGTTTTCAGACAATGGAAGGCGTGGGACTTTCGAGGGAGTTACCGCCACGAATCTCCTGTTCGGAAGCTACAAGCTCTTCGATGAGCAAGGGCTTGAAACCACCGAAATCAACGGTTCCCTACGCGGTGAGCCCGACTGGAGCGATGATGTCTGGCCTTCCCTGGAATCTGCGATAGCCTACCTCATCACACCTGACTTCGAATTGGAGATCTACTTTGACGAAGGCAGGTCCAAAATGGTGTTTGTCAGGGAACGTTGATCCGGCAAAGGCGCCAAATCAGCAAATAGATAGCATTTTTCCATCAGGTCCTTCGTGCGGATGAATATCCCCGAAGGACCTGATTTTTTGGCTACCTTTGGCCCCTAACTTGAACTTCATGGCTAGCCCAACTTTCGATGCCGACAAGCCCATGCGGCGGTTGATGGCATATCTGAAAAGCTATCGGACCACGCTTTCGATGGCTTCTGTCAATAGTGTCCTCAACAAAATCCTCGATCTCATGCCGCCGCTACTGGTCGGTTGGATCATCGACAACCTCACCGGAAATCAGCCGGGGTTCATGACCAGCCTGTTTGGGGTGTCGGATGTGTGGGGAGGAGCAATATTCCTCAGTTTGAGCATCATCGTGATTTTTGGGGCGGAGGGCTTTTTTGAATGGCGATACGCGCTAGGATTCAAGAATCTCGCCCAGCGCGTTCAGCACGATCTGCGCCTAGATGCCTATGATCATCTCCAGCATCGGGAGATTGCCTTTTTCGAGCGAAACTCCATCGGCAACCTCATGGCCATGCTCAACGATGACATCAATCAATTGGAGCGATTCCTCAACCAAGGGTTCAACCAGATCATCCAACTCATTGTACTCTTCCTGTTTGCAGGAACCACGCTCATGCTCTACTCGTGGGAATTGGCACTGATGGGAATTGCCGCAATTCCGGTGATTATTGCCGGAAGTTTCTGGTACCAGCGGATCATTGCGCCGCGCTACGCCAAGATTCGTGGATCTGTCGGAGACTTGGCCAGTCGTCTGGAAAACAACCTCTCGGGTATTATGGTCGTCAAGAGCTTTTCTGCCGAAGCGTATGAATATGAGCGTGTAGAGAAGGTGTCTGATACCTACATGAGCGCCAACCAGGAGGCCATCAAGCTCAATACCCTGTATGTACCGTTGATCCGGATGGTCATCGCGTTCGGTTTTGCCGCCTGTATGTTGGTCGGATCTTGGTGGGTGATCCAGGGTACGCACGGTATCACGCCCGGTGGATTGACCTTTTTTGGGATGATGATCCAGCGGATGCTTTGGCCGATGACGCGGATGGGAGACCTATTCGATGAGTTCGAGCGTGCTAGAGCGAGTGCCCGCCGAGTTTTTGGATTGATGGACACCCCCAACCAGTTGCAGGTGCCCAAGCAGGGGACAGGCCATCAGGTGGACCGGGCTAAGGGAGGCTTGAGCTTTCGTCGAACTGAGTTTGCCTATTCTCCAGAGGTTCAGGTGATCAAAGGACTTGAAGCGGAGGTTCCTGCAGGTCATACGATTGGAGTTGCGGGCCCTTCCGGTTCCGGCAAGACGACCTTGATCAAGTTGATCATGCGCCTGTACGACGTCACGGGCGGAGAGATCCTGCTGGATGGTAAGGATCTTCGAGCATGGAATCTCAAGAATCTCCGCCGCCAAATTGCCTTGGTGAGTCAAGACACTTATCTCTTTCAGGGGACGATCGCCGAAAATATCTGCTACGGGATGGGCTTCGATCTAGACAGGATCAAGGAAGCCGCCAAGCAAGCCAAACTCGACCAGTTTGTGGAGTCTCTGCCGGATGGATATGATTCCATCGTCGGCGAGCGTGGGATCAAATTGTCCGGGGGCCAGCGCCAACGGATCAGCATTGCCCGGGCAATCTACAAGGAGGCTCCGATCCTGATTCTGGACGAAGCCACCAGTTCGGTGGATTCCGAGACCGAGCGGGCGATTCAGGAGCATCTGGACGATCTCGTGGAGGGGCGTACTGCGATCATTATCGCCCATCGCCTGAGCACCATTCGCCACGCGGACGAAATCTGGGTGATGAAGGACGGTGAGATTCAGGAGCGAGGGACTCACGACGAACTGCTCGACGAATCTGGGATCTACTCAGAGCTCTGGCACGTCCAAACCGGAGATTGGGTGGCATCTTGATAGGCGCTTGAGCCGGGTTGTCCACGTAGCCGGCGCTCTGGACGAAATCAGGCTTGGCACAGGTGTGTCGCTGGGAAGATTTGGGCGTGCCCCAGCGTGCTTGGTCATGGCGCAATCTCTTGGCATCCATGTCGCTGGGTCGGTCCATTCCGGACTCGCTGGTCGCTCGGTCGGTGGGATAATGAGGTGGCCGCCTGATCAATTGGATATGCAATGGAGTGGTTATCTGCTAGCTGGGAGTTGGATTCCACCGACTGAACCCTCCATGCACCTCACGCCGCCACAGGCCATCCCACCAGTCTAAATTCATCTCAGCACAAGCGGGCACTGGTCGTCACACCGGCCGGAATCCAGCTCCGTCAACAGCTTTTTTTGTGCGGATGGCCTGCGGCGGCGATAGGGATGGGAGGGGCGAGCCGTCAGGCGAGGTCCGAGGGTTCCTACCTTTGAGGGAGATATTCAGCAACTCTAGATCTTCGATATGCTGGGCACCAGATTCCGAGGACGGAAGCGTCAGCGTACCCCCGGAACAGCCCGACCGGCGACTCATTTGCCGAGACAGGAACTTATGCCCAGAACGCCGGGATCGCCCTATTCTTTCATCTGCTTATCTTGCCTCAAATCCATGCAAAGAGGTTCCTAGATATCCGAATAGAAGATCATTGAGGGAGCCTGACCATGTATCGGAAAACCCGTCTATGCTCAGTCGTTCTTGCCCCGATCAAGGGATATGCCCAAACCACCCAAGTCTTCATGCAAAAAGGCCATCTCTTCCGAGACAGCCTTTTCATTTTTTGATCGACAGGACTGACTAGCGGGTCAGTACTTGGTCGATGAAGTGGATCACGCCATTGGTTGCATTGAGGTCCGCTACCCAGATTTTTGCGTCGTTGTTGAGGTAAACGCCATTGGCAGTGGATCGGATGTTCAGGTCATTGGCACCGTCCCATGTGCGGAAATCCTGATCTGGGAAGATTTGCTGCAACTCTTCGAAATCCACGAATTCATCCAAGATATGGTAGCGCATGAAATCCTCAATCTCCTCGTCAGGGATGTCGTCGAGAGATTCATAATCTGTGGAATTGTCGAAGTAGAGATTCCACGTGTCATCCGGAATGGCAAAAACCGTGAAAGGCTCTTCCATGTCGAGCAACCCTTGGAGATTGGCACGTCTCAGGCCAGCTGCCATGATGGACAATTCAGGATTGGCATCGAGATGGTCCATGACAGTAGGAAGCGTGATCACGCTGTCCATTTGGTGAATGAACCCGTCATTGGCTTCGATATTGGCATTGATGATGGTGGATTGACGGTTGAACATCACGCCATTGGAGGTGCGCTCGATCAGTACGCCAAGCGGCGTCTCGTCATATCCCACCGCGGAAGAAGCGAAATAGTTGGTGACAAATGCCGATTCATCCGCCTTGCCGTTGAGGATGTGATAGCGAGCGATTTGCTCCAATTCATCCGAAGGTAATTCGCTCAATTCAGTCACTCCACGCTGTTCGAGGAAGGCATCAAACGCCTCGTTGGTAGGGGCGAGAATGGTGTACTGGAGCTCACCATTGATATATTGCTTGAGGTCGGTCAAATCCAGCAATTCCTCCATTTTTTGGAATCTGTCGCCCTCCAATTGAGTCTGGAGCAAGGGGAATTCAGGTTCGGCCTCCCCGCAGCTTGCCATCGTCAATGCCACCACCCCGATGGCCATGAATTTCCAAAACGTCAGGATCTGATGTTTCATAAGTCTAGGTTTTCTTGTCTAAGCGTGAACCCGAATTTACGGATTTTTCACACCTCCTTGACGCTTTTCCCAGTCAAAAAGCTGGGCTATTCATGAAAAATACCGGACTGTATCCAGCCCGGTACCAGCAGCTATGAATCTACGTTTACCCAAACATCTACAGCCATGTCGGGTGGCAAGGTTTACCAAAGGACGGTTGGCTGCGTTGAGAAATAAATTACGATTTTTGGGAGTAGTTTAAAATGCTTTACTCCGACAAATCAAACATTGTGGTTTTGGCGTGAGCTTGGATCAATGCCCAAGCGCTTTCCAGATGTTGTAGGGTGACATTGGTTTGGCCGATAGAGAGCCTCAATGTATAGGCCCCATCGAGGTTGGTGTGGGTGAGATACAACTTGCCGGTATCATTGAGGGAATGGTTGAGGCGTTTGTTCAACTCATTCAGAATGGCGGGATCATCGGTTCCTTGCGGATGATAGCGGAAACTGACCAGATTGAGTGGGGTAGGAGCCAGACGCTCAAATTCGGGGTGCTCGTCGATCCATCCCGCCACTTGCTGAGCGATCTCAATGTGATTGCGGATGGCGGATTGGAGGCCTTCCACGCCATAACTCCGAATCACAAACCACAGTTTGAGCGCCCGAAATCTCCTGCCGAGTGCCACGCCCCAATCCTTGAAATTGGAGACTTCCTGTGTGCGTGTCCGAAGATATTCGGGCTGGATATCGAAGGTGTTCACCAAAGCGTCTGGATCTTTGACGAAATAAGCCGAGCAATCGAAGTTCGTGAACATCCATTTGTGAGGATTAAACACATAGCTGTCCGCCAATTCCAATCCATCCAGTATCTCCCGGTATGCTGGTACGATAGCGGCAGAACCCGCATGGGCGGCGTCTACGTGTAGCCAAACACCGTGCTTCTGGCAGATCTCGGCGATTTTCCGGAGGGGATCTATGGCATGCGAACCAGTGGTTCCGATACAGGCGGTCACACAGGTCGGAATCCAGCCCGATTCCTTGTCGGCGATCAGTTGACGTTCGAGGGCTTCTGGATCCATCGCGTATTCGCCATCTACGGGGATTTTGGCTAAGCCTTCGCTGCCGATTCCGGCGATTCTGCCAGCCTTTTCGATAGAGGAATGGGTCTGTTCGGAACAATAGATCCGCAATTTCAAATCAGTCCCCTGAAAGCCGTGTTGATTGATCTGGAACTGGGAGACTCGCTCGCGGGCAGACAGAATGGCGGCTAAGGTCGCTTCTGAAGCGCCCGGCTGAATACAACCCGCCCAATCTCTCGGAAGATCGCATAGCTCCTTGAGCCAATCCATCATCCGGATTTCCATCTCAGCTGCTGCCGGGGACGTCTCCCAGATCATGGCCTGTGTACCCAAAGTGGCCGTGAGCATTTCTGCCAGCAAGGAAGGGAAGCTGGAATTGGCCTGAAAGTATGCATAGAACTGGGGATGCTGCCAATGGGTGATCCCGGGCATGACCACCGACTGGAAATCATCGAGAATCTGATCCATGGACTCGCTTTGTGTAGGCGGAAAGGCCGGAAGTTGCGAGAGGATTTCACCGGGTTTGGCGGGAGATTTTACGGGATATTGCTCGACGGACTCTAGGTAGTCTGCCATCCAATCCACCAATTGGTGGGCGTATGTTCTGAAAGATGTTGAATCCAGCACGGAAACTTGAATTTGGTCTTACATGATATTGCCGAGCGTGACGGCAACTGTGAAAGATACACAGACTTGGGGCGAGGGGCGATATTCGGGGGGATTTTTTGAGGAATCGCACGACTCTTTTTCCTTCCAACCACGAATTCCTGAACCATCTTCAATATCTTGCAGATAGGATGCGATCCCGCATTCTCCAAATCACTGGACATGAGATACGACTGGATTCTATTCGACTTGGACAACACGCTGATGGATTTCGATGGGGCAGCCAAAGGAGCCTTTTCGAAATTGATGACCGACTTGGGGCGCACCGTGAACGATGAGGAGTTTCTGGTCTACAAGCGGGTGAATGCACTTGCCTGGCGACAATTTGAGGATCGGGAGATTACCGCGGAGCGGCTAAGAATTCAGCGATTTGAGCACTTCTTTGCAGAAATGGGCTGGAGTCATGCCCCCGATGCTGCCAACCGAACTTTCCTGAATGCTTTGGTCGAAACCTCCGAGATGATCGAAGGTGCGCGGGAATTGCTGGACGCCTTGGTGGAGCAATTTCATTTAGCTGCCATCACCAATGGACTTCGTGAAGTTCAGCGTCCGCGTATTCGGAGGTTGGAGCTGGATGGGCACTTCAAGACGATTGTCGTATCAGACGAGATTGGGGTTGCCAAGCCTGATTCGGCGTTTTTTGAGCATACTTTTGAACAGATCCATCATCCCGCCAAAGACCGCGTGCTTGTGGTGGGGGACAATCTGAACTCAGATATTCAAGGAGGAAATGCCTTCGGGGTGGATACCTGCTGGTATAATCCGAAGGGGAAGCCCATATCGAATGGCATCATTCCCAAATCGGAAATCCGCGATTTGGCGGAACTTCCCGACCTTCTTCATGCCTAAATGCAAATCGTGCGCAAGATCTCGGAAATTCATTTCCCTGAAAGCAGCAGTTTTTGCGTAATTTTCCCTTTGATCAGACTATACATTTATGGGATTGACCAAAATATACGTGGCTGCCACCAGCCAACACGTCGGAAAAACTACTTCTACCTTGGGACTCGTCCATGTATTGCGTGAGCGCGGGTTCAATGTCGGATACTGCAAACCTGTGGGCCAGCAGTTCATCGAGGTCGGTAAAGGCAGTCGAGCGGATAAAGACGCGCTTCTGTTTGCTGATTCGATGGGGTTTGAACTGGTTCCGGAATTACATAGCCCTGTGATTCTGGGGCCGGGCGCCACGACTCAATATTTGGACAATCCTCCCCAATTCAATTATGGCAATCGCCTGCTCAAGGCTTCCAAGATCCTCCAGCAACAGCACGAGGTTGTCGTGTATGAAGGAACTGGACATCCGGGCGTCGGAAGTGTGGTGAATCTGTCCAATGCCAAGGTCGCAGAAATGCTCCATACAGGGGTCATCATGGTTGTGGAGGCTGGAATTGGGAATACCATCGACAAGTTGGATCTCAACCTCAGCGTATTTGAGCAGAAGAATATCCCGATCCTCGGGGTGATCCTGAACAAGGCGATCCCTTCCAAGATCGAGAAGGTGCGCCACTATGTAGGAATGGTGTTGGAGGAAAGGGGCATCGAGCTTCTGG is a window from the Pontibacter sp. G13 genome containing:
- a CDS encoding 3-hydroxybutyryl-CoA dehydrogenase, with the protein product MIDSFKEVAVIGAGTMGNGIAHVFAQTGYHVNLIDISQDALDKALATIAKNMDRQIKKGGLTEEKKAEALARLNPMTDLAAGVSDRKLVVEAATENVDLKLKIFEQIDAAAPADAILASNTSSISITKIAAVTNRPEKVIGMHFMNPVPIMKLVEVILGYDTTDEVRDAVLEISKDLGKVPVPANDYPGFVANRILMPMINEAIYTHYEGVAGVEEIDTIMKLGMAHPMGPLTLADFIGLDVCLAILNVLYEGFGNPKYAPCPLLVNMVTAGHLGRKTGKGFYDYSK
- a CDS encoding fasciclin domain-containing protein translates to MKHQILTFWKFMAIGVVALTMASCGEAEPEFPLLQTQLEGDRFQKMEELLDLTDLKQYINGELQYTILAPTNEAFDAFLEQRGVTELSELPSDELEQIARYHILNGKADESAFVTNYFASSAVGYDETPLGVLIERTSNGVMFNRQSTIINANIEANDGFIHQMDSVITLPTVMDHLDANPELSIMAAGLRRANLQGLLDMEEPFTVFAIPDDTWNLYFDNSTDYESLDDIPDEEIEDFMRYHILDEFVDFEELQQIFPDQDFRTWDGANDLNIRSTANGVYLNNDAKIWVADLNATNGVIHFIDQVLTR
- the yjjG gene encoding pyrimidine 5'-nucleotidase, encoding MRYDWILFDLDNTLMDFDGAAKGAFSKLMTDLGRTVNDEEFLVYKRVNALAWRQFEDREITAERLRIQRFEHFFAEMGWSHAPDAANRTFLNALVETSEMIEGARELLDALVEQFHLAAITNGLREVQRPRIRRLELDGHFKTIVVSDEIGVAKPDSAFFEHTFEQIHHPAKDRVLVVGDNLNSDIQGGNAFGVDTCWYNPKGKPISNGIIPKSEIRDLAELPDLLHA
- a CDS encoding AAA family ATPase; amino-acid sequence: MGLTKIYVAATSQHVGKTTSTLGLVHVLRERGFNVGYCKPVGQQFIEVGKGSRADKDALLFADSMGFELVPELHSPVILGPGATTQYLDNPPQFNYGNRLLKASKILQQQHEVVVYEGTGHPGVGSVVNLSNAKVAEMLHTGVIMVVEAGIGNTIDKLDLNLSVFEQKNIPILGVILNKAIPSKIEKVRHYVGMVLEERGIELLGILPYEEELGLPVMHTIAREINGSVLVNEHCLNNKVKGIIAGSLIDMQSLSNFDNQLLVVSIKRLSEALKRIEKVSMRLDTDESPLSGIVVTGEGEMTPEQMEYFDTHQIPVLRVHIDTYEVVIKISRIEVKINTRTPWKVKKAVELFREHVNVDSIMEKLATAPEV
- a CDS encoding aminotransferase class I/II-fold pyridoxal phosphate-dependent enzyme; its protein translation is MLDSTSFRTYAHQLVDWMADYLESVEQYPVKSPAKPGEILSQLPAFPPTQSESMDQILDDFQSVVMPGITHWQHPQFYAYFQANSSFPSLLAEMLTATLGTQAMIWETSPAAAEMEIRMMDWLKELCDLPRDWAGCIQPGASEATLAAILSARERVSQFQINQHGFQGTDLKLRIYCSEQTHSSIEKAGRIAGIGSEGLAKIPVDGEYAMDPEALERQLIADKESGWIPTCVTACIGTTGSHAIDPLRKIAEICQKHGVWLHVDAAHAGSAAIVPAYREILDGLELADSYVFNPHKWMFTNFDCSAYFVKDPDALVNTFDIQPEYLRTRTQEVSNFKDWGVALGRRFRALKLWFVIRSYGVEGLQSAIRNHIEIAQQVAGWIDEHPEFERLAPTPLNLVSFRYHPQGTDDPAILNELNKRLNHSLNDTGKLYLTHTNLDGAYTLRLSIGQTNVTLQHLESAWALIQAHAKTTMFDLSE
- a CDS encoding ABC transporter ATP-binding protein; the encoded protein is MASPTFDADKPMRRLMAYLKSYRTTLSMASVNSVLNKILDLMPPLLVGWIIDNLTGNQPGFMTSLFGVSDVWGGAIFLSLSIIVIFGAEGFFEWRYALGFKNLAQRVQHDLRLDAYDHLQHREIAFFERNSIGNLMAMLNDDINQLERFLNQGFNQIIQLIVLFLFAGTTLMLYSWELALMGIAAIPVIIAGSFWYQRIIAPRYAKIRGSVGDLASRLENNLSGIMVVKSFSAEAYEYERVEKVSDTYMSANQEAIKLNTLYVPLIRMVIAFGFAACMLVGSWWVIQGTHGITPGGLTFFGMMIQRMLWPMTRMGDLFDEFERARASARRVFGLMDTPNQLQVPKQGTGHQVDRAKGGLSFRRTEFAYSPEVQVIKGLEAEVPAGHTIGVAGPSGSGKTTLIKLIMRLYDVTGGEILLDGKDLRAWNLKNLRRQIALVSQDTYLFQGTIAENICYGMGFDLDRIKEAAKQAKLDQFVESLPDGYDSIVGERGIKLSGGQRQRISIARAIYKEAPILILDEATSSVDSETERAIQEHLDDLVEGRTAIIIAHRLSTIRHADEIWVMKDGEIQERGTHDELLDESGIYSELWHVQTGDWVAS
- a CDS encoding isoaspartyl peptidase/L-asparaginase, encoding MFQIFITILILMLSQTPDSPAERPDFVLVIHGGAGTIKKELMTPELEAEYRAGLQAALDAGKAVLEAGGSAEDAVEAAILPLEDNPLFNAGKGAVFTHEKTVELDASFMSGKTGEAGAISGVKTVKHPIRAARKVMEESVHVMLTGTGAEAFAQVQGLEMVENSYFYTERREKQLDRILAREAEAHETELDDPNEPVRKKHGTVGAVALDKYGNLAAGTSTGGMTNKRYGRVGDSPIIGAGTYADNATCAVSCTGHGEYYIRNVVAFDVSARMKYQGSSLQTASDQIIHEVLKEQGGTGGLIAVDKDGHIAMPFNTSGMFRGYVKSTGEQNIGIYQ